DNA from Cololabis saira isolate AMF1-May2022 unplaced genomic scaffold, fColSai1.1 scf037, whole genome shotgun sequence:
AGTGCTTCTTCTGTCAAGTGACTGCAATGTGTCACTTATTGACTGCATttcattggttttgtgttttgaggTGACCCAGCCGGAGACGCCACCGCCAGCCCAGCCGTTCGGGACCCAGAGGGATGGAGCCAGCCCCTCCCAGTCTCCTGCCCAGAAGGTATAGTGTTCACTCTATAATTCTTTCAAGTAATAATGAAATACACTGTGTAATTCAAAGTCTTCAGTTTTAGTAACTTCAGTTCTGTGTTACAGAAGAAGAAGCTGTGGATCCCTCTGCCGATCTCACCATCCTACTCCCCTTACCAGCCTGGAAgggtatgtttttatttcttctacaactgcccacacaaacacacacacacacacacacacacgcacagggtATTTGCAGTACAGTGCTGCACTTTACACGATGCTtcacagagccggattaaataaatggactacactaggcagactgtgatttttgggcccccctccatcgatgttatttatgaattgaaatcttaaacttgccaaagttactaataaaagttaattcacattttacgtagcatagtcataggcaagttggttctttgtattccaaaataagtcatgtgttgtatattaaacagtctatcagactatttttaaatttttattatttataggtTATTACACCACTCTATTAAATGATAATAAATTATctttatcttatcgattgcgagTGTCATTGTTAAGgcagtagtaccagtaaatGACCAATAGGTGTTagcattgctatgtaaacagagCAAGTAAGATAAATGTTGTAGTCTATTGCATTTTgtagaaaatcttaattaaatgtgttgatttaaatttaatagttaaataagaggTCAAatatacaaagaccaataaaatttgcagtaagacaaagtgtgctgtagtggtAAAGATGTTTATTTTCATGGACAAGCATCACCTCTAATCTCCTGGTCTGGAATGGTGTTCTTGACTGCATTCTAAAAGCAGATTTAATCACAGAAACCTCGTAGAAAAATAAGCAATCATTAAATAATTTGAACGATACCTTATGTTTGAAccaagaacactttttttttttccacttttctaCTAATTTGCTCAAACAGCCAAGGAAAATGAGCCTGAATTGGGTGAATAAAAATACTAGTCCCTTCACCTAGAGCCCATATTCACACCTGTGATTAAGTACAGGAACAAGAAGACAAACATGAACCCTTCACATTTATCACAACCATTTAGGAACTGTCCAACAATAAACCAGACCTTGCAGCCTGATAGcttaattgtcccgcttagtccGCCCCTTGGATTTTACTGATTGGCGTTAATGTGACGTAACGTTAAAGTAAAATTCAATTTTTAATTAGTTAATAAATATTGATTCATCAACACTGAAATAAATTGTAGATAggacatgtatttttatttacttactgtttttattttatttattttttcctctgtctgggcccccctgccaatcaggccttaggcacatgcctagtttccctttgcgttaatccggctctgcttcAGTGTACTACAAGTGTGAGTAGTGATGTAATACTTTTCTGTCCCACCACCAGGTGTCCCCTTCTGACCTCCGCCCAGGTATGTAGCCCACTGTTTGTTTTCATTACATGTAAATTGTATATTCTTGTTGTTTAATTGTAAACAGATTTTCCCTGGGGTTTTTAcaggttttatgatgtaaaggtattgactttgttttaagcaggtttgacagtttttgtgtttgtgcttgCTCCTAGGCCACGGTACGGGTCACCGCCATCGCGTGCTGAAGTGGGACAAGTCCACCTTCACTCCCCATTTCCGGAAGTTGGTTGTCCCAGCGGAGTCACCTGACAAGAAGGTATAATACTCTTAGATTCCATTGAGTAAAATCTGTTTTTTGTAGTTTGGGGATCTTTGCACgttgataaaaaaacaaaaaaaatatgtcttctCATGCAGTTCGTCTTGCTTGTTGGTGACTCCCACCTTCGGCCCATCGCGGACGGGTTGGTGGGACTGCCGGACCGACGTCTGTCCTGTGGCGTCCTGTCTGTCCCTGGGGCGTCGGCACTTGAGTTGCGTACTGAGGTGCTGAATGCTGTACTGCCTCGCTCACCCGCGGCAGTCTGCATTTTGGCACCCAGTAACGACTTGAGTGCCAGCGGGACCGTCACTCAGGCAGGGGTCGCGTTTGGTAAGCTCCTGCTGACTGCCTGTGCTGCCTGGCCCAACGTAAGTATTCTTATATTGTTATTATCTTGATAACATGTCTGATGATATACTTGATTTTATGCGTATAACTTCAATTTCCATGCCATTTTGATGGAGAGAATGTAATTACTGAGAAAGAACATCTTTCTCACTCTAGGTGTGTGTTTTGGACTTCCCTCGCCGTCTCACCgtagacctggacctgcaggagcTTCTGAGCCAGGAATACCACCGTGTGGCTGCACGTATGGgtatgtaaacaaaacaaaaagtacagTGACATGTATAACAGTGTTTCTTGATATTTAAGTGGCAATGCCAAACTTCACTCATAATTGATTTGGCTGAAAGTATGGACAGgactgtctgagaaaattaaaatattgtgtataaagttctttattttctgtaatgcaaacatgtcatacattctggattcattacaaatgaactgaaatattgcaagccttttattattttaatattactgatcatggcttacagcttaagaaaa
Protein-coding regions in this window:
- the LOC133430449 gene encoding uncharacterized protein LOC133430449 — translated: CFQVADEMPKKGKRSRAQKLRWSEPDEVTQPETPPPAQPFGTQRDGASPSQSPAQKKKKLWIPLPISPSYSPYQPGRVSPSDLRPGHGTGHRHRVLKWDKSTFTPHFRKLVVPAESPDKKFVLLVGDSHLRPIADGLVGLPDRRLSCGVLSVPGASALELRTEVLNAVLPRSPAAVCILAPSNDLSASGTVTQAGVAFGKLLLTACAAWPNVCVLDFPRRLTVDLDLQELLSQEYHRVAARMGVRYVSATHYFPLTQLDLWCPDGVHLSKEGGMERLAELLWWTLHHQLEPTVPRVQTPPRTSPPARHVSSRGPRLLPGLRLLPDVSSRGPRLLPGRRLLPDVSHQKWL